One Alosa alosa isolate M-15738 ecotype Scorff River chromosome 22, AALO_Geno_1.1, whole genome shotgun sequence DNA segment encodes these proteins:
- the LOC125287630 gene encoding uncharacterized protein LOC125287630, with translation MAESNHCASNVLPPGVHGASGDYYTESDEEEDSDERDSPIISLSKSSTAVATGPLPRSELAWFRSDLRKSASAQRPRSLAGSGANMSASKFGVLSGGYVLRQERTTSLGSGGSSSSPDTVIWRGGTRGRPWSITEDPCAKPALAPERGALPGFPPCSGPYFHRDLQAGRLERQSLSGYNQVAGTDAAPRSTALEGRPDEGAGGNGGDTETFLGLIDGRAPSSLGGCCRTDRPGSVLRTSGSFGTSVSLTLPYANADATQLHYAPPLYSPVTYVSEGQRSSLSAGSLAFPPLVSSISETSLDRRLLTHCCRGDSDSSSVCSSATVAAAPVSASSAARRMWASRQRPAVREASTMTSRSDLRDVGVQTGSLAGSPASATTIAALSSSGQSSGEDQGETRGLTAGEPSGVGGGDMVIGGGRTPIREVEWDEEGMTWEVYGAAVDPEELGQAIQRHLELQIKVSAVAMATSDDDNDDPEGKSQQGAEGEGAEAGKVAGDGTQSSGKKKRRVGERMSLRRPGCCLRSSTVGE, from the coding sequence ATGGCGGAGAGTAACCACTGCGCGTCCAACGTCCTTCCCCCTGGTGTCCACGGCGCGTCGGGCGACTACTACACCGAGAGtgacgaggaggaggacagtGATGAGCGCGACTCCCCGATCATCTCCCTGTCCAAGAGCTCCACGGCCGTGGCGACCGGACCGCTGCCGCGCTCCGAGCTGGCCTGGTTCCGGTCGGACCTGCGCAAGAGCGCCAGCGCCCAGCGGCCGCGCAGTCTGGCCGGGTCGGGAGCCAACATGTCTGCCTCCAAGTTCGGCGTCCTCTCCGGGGGTTATGTGCTGCGGCAGGAGAGGACCACCAGCCTGGGGAGcggaggcagcagcagcagcccggACACGGTCATCTGGAGAGGGGGCACCAGAGGGCGTCCCTGGAGCATCACGGAGGACCCCTGCGCTAAGCCCGCGCTAGCCCCAGAGAGGGGCGCTCTCCCTGGGTTCCCTCCCTGCAGTGGCCCCTACTTCCATAGGGACCTCCAGGCGGGACGGCTGGAAAGACAGAGCCTGAGTGGGTACAACCAGGTGGCGGGCACAGATGCTGCACCCAGGTCTACCGCGCTGGAGGGGCGGCCGGATGAGGGTGCCGGGGGAAACGGTGGGGACACCGAGACTTTTTTGGGGCTCATTGATGGACGGGCTCCCAGCTCGCTGGGTGGATGCTGCAGGACTGATCGCCCTGGCAGCGTTTTGCGTACCTCTGGTAGTTTTGGTACCTCAGTGTCGCTAACTCTCCCCTATGCTAATGCTGACGCGACGCAACTCCACTACGCCCCCCCACTGTACTCGCCGGTGACTTATGTCTCTGAGGGTCAAAGGTCGTCACTCTCAGCCGGGTCTCTGGCTTTCCCCCCTCTGGTGTCGTCCATCAGCGAGACGAGCCTGGACCGGCGCCTCCTGACCCACTGCTGCCGTGGGGACAGCGACTCGTCCAGCGTCTGCAGCTCCGCAACAGTGGCGGCGGCACCCGTGTCTGCGTCGTCAGCAGCGCGGCGGATGTGGGCCTCGCGGCAGCGGCCGGCGGTCAGGGAGGCCAGCACCATGACGTCCCGTAGCGACCTCCGAGACGTAGGGGTGCAGACTGGGTCTTTGGCGGGGTCCCCTGCCAGCGCTACCACCATCGCTGCACTTTCGTCCAGCGGCCAGTCGAGTGGAGAAGACCAGGGGGAGACGAGGGGGTTGACAGCTGGGGAGccaagtggtgttggtggtggagaTATGGTGATCGGAGGGGGACGAACCCCCATTCGGGAGGTAGAGTGGGATGAGGAGGGGATGACCTGGGAGGTATACGGGGCGGCGGTGGACCCCGAGGAGCTGGGCCAGGCCATCCAGAGACACCTGGAGCTGCAGATCAAGGTTTCGGCTGTCGCCATGGCGACGAGCGACGACGACAATGACGACCCTGAAGGCAAAAGTCAGCAGGGCGCCGAGGGAGAGGGTGCGGAGGCCGGGAAAGTCGCTGGGGACGGAACGCAATCGAGtggaaagaagaagaggagagtcGGAGAGAGGATGTCGCTACGGAGACCTGGATGCTGTTTGCGGTCCAGCACAGTGGGGGAGTGA
- the syt15 gene encoding synaptotagmin-15, which produces MSYVIRLLVWRHTPASESMFRTRFPKHSDNNRLTELQLQAHALPPSLPFPLPPSPSTDVVAAVAGGVSTGLLLLLLLAVSAYLLWVRRRRRRSQRQSWHPEIVSTPPAVPSCTSPLALSMQTSRRGHSSRAIPFFLPPRFKSWPHASLQEEDEEQEEEQGPTQHHAPWSSWTAGRSVPLGNLRPDLYHVPEEPSEWGSPTGGTVRLWFAVEYQQEREQLVVSLLRAANLPARCHGNATLVRLQLLPDDRRHRQAKAKRKGRDPKFNDSFIFQVSRGCVDECTLSLSVLSVDRLKKHQLVGRVLLPLRWAELREAAGKIMWRDLETENEQPYSKHGDVQVSLNYNAQLQRLTVVVLRARGLPLQAEAGVCVQVSLQLHMQVVRTKKTALARGSEPTFNEKLTFKLLPPQMDEASLSLQVQRASAIGPVSLGVVIIGPIMYARGRELEHWNDMVSKPQELVKQWHGLGTGRTIQNSS; this is translated from the exons ATGTCATATGTGATTCGGCTCTTG GTGTGGCGACACACTCCGGCGTCCGAGTCCATGTTCCGCACACGGTTCCCCAAGCACTCCGACAACAACCGTCTAACAGAGCTGCAGCTGCAGGCTcatgctctccctccctccctccctttccccctccctccctctccttcaacAG ATGTGGTGGCAGCTGTGGCTGGAGGCGTGTCCACAGggctcctccttcttctcctgctTGCAGTCTCCGCCTACCTGCTctgggtgaggaggaggaggaggcggagtcAGAGGCAGAGCTGGCATCCAGAAATTGTCTCGACCCCACCCGCTGTCCCATCATGCACCTCTCCTCTTGCTTTGAGTATGCAGACGAGCAGACGTGGACACAG CTCACGGGCGATCcccttcttcctccctccacgCTTTAAGAGCTGGCCGCATGCGAGTCTtcaggaggaggacgaggagcaggaggaagagcaggggCCCACGCAGCATCATGCCCCCTGGAGCTCATGGACAGCTGGGA GGTCCGTCCCCCTGGGCAACCTGAGGCCTGACCTGTACCATGTCCCTGAGGAGCCCAGTGAGTGGGGCTCCCCTACTGGCGGCACGGTGCGCCTGTGGTTTGCGGTGGAGTACCAGCAGGAGAGGGAACAGCTGGTGGTCTCGCTGCTGCGCGCCGCCAACCTGCCCGCCCGTTGCCACGGCAACGCCACGCTGGtgaggctgcagctgctgcccGACGACCGCCGCCATCGGCAGGCCAAGGCCAAGCGCAAAGGTCGTGACCCCAAATTCAATGACAGCTTCATTTTCCAG GTATCCCGTGGCTGTGTGGATGAGTGTACTCTGAGCCTGTCGGTGCTGAGTGTGGACCGTCTGAAGAAACATCAGCTGGTCGGCCGTGTCCTGCTCCCTCTGAGATGGGCGGAGCTTAGGGAGGCAGCTGGGAAAATCATGTGGAGGGACCTGGAGACCGAGAATGAACAG cccTACTCAAAGCACGGAGATGTCCAGGTGTCTCTGAACTACAATGCGCAACTGCAGCGCCTCACGGTGGTTGTTCTGAGGGCTCGCGGACTGCCCCTGCAAGCCGAGGCAG gtgtgtgtgtgcaggtaagtCTTCAGCTGCACATGCAGGTGGTCCGCACAAAGAAGACAGCGCTGGCCAGAGGGAGTGAGCCCACCTTCAACGAGAAGCTCACCTTTAAGCTCCTCCCCCCGCAGATGGATGAGGCCTCCCTCAGCCTGCAGGTCCAGAGGGCGAGTGCCATTGGGCCAG TTTCATTGGGAGTGGTCATCATTGGGCCCATCATGTACGCCAGGGGTCGAGAACTGGAGCACTGGAACGACATGGTCAGCAAACCTCAGGAGCTGGTCAAACAGTGGCACGGCCTGGGAACAGGAAGGACAATACAAAACTCAAGTTGA
- the si:dkey-21e13.3 gene encoding rap1 GTPase-GDP dissociation stimulator 1 has product MAKRTSSRTSSKTSNRTVSSTDSLANSLNAIRVSTELIEDELRPHLDTLLAIAQERKKGMAELVVESSILPVLAHVLWRKNSVTLKTTKLVAELAREPTIRERCFHTGISSALLSLLGSSDQELLLHVGRAISRIGYDSTLQQEKLLRNGAVPLLASVLLRYPENEALVGSCLQALCSLADMAEEDGSAMVWEPVGHVAQGEWVFRGTYRNTGSALSSAVTVVRLQELAPGQYVVTVEVLQRCSTVFWTAHSNLSSTFPRFPRPHLTGWPKFYKVIKYSVQGYPQKGSWKSKLFHTLL; this is encoded by the exons atggctaagAGAACGTCCAGCAGAACGTCCAGCAAAACGTCCAATAGAACGGTTTCATCAACAG ATTCTCTGGCTAATTCGTTGAATGCCATCAGGGTGAGCACGGAGCTTATTGAAGATGAACTGAGACCCCACTTGGACACACTCCTAGCCATCGCACAGGAGAGGA aaAAGGGAATGGCGGAGCTGGTAGTTGAAAGCAGCATCCTCCCCGTTCTGGCCCATGTGTTATGGAGGAAGAACAGCGTCACGCTCAAGACCACCAAGCTAGTGGCCGAACTCGCCAGAGAAC ccACGATCCGAGAGCGTTGCTTCCACACGGGCATCTCCTCCGCACTTCTCTCGCTGCTGGGCAGCTCGGACCAGGAGCTCCTTCTGCATGTGGGCCGAGCCATCAGCCGCATCGGCTACGACAGCA CGCTGCAGCAGGAGAAGCTCTTGAGGAACGGTGCAGTTCCGCTGCTAGCCTCGGTTCTGCTGCGGTACCCGGAGAACGAGGCGCTGGTGGGGTCGTGTCTGCAAGCGCTCTGCAGCCTAGCGGACATGGCAGAGGAGGACGGTTCCGCCATGGTGTGGGAGCCCGTCGGCCACGTGGCCCAGGGGGAGTGGGTCTTCCGCGGAACGTACCGGAACACTGGGAGCGCGCTCTCCTCCGCGGTGACAGTGGTCCGGCTGCAGGAGTTGGCTCCGGGGCAGTATGTGGTGACGGTGGAGGTTCTCCAACGGTGCTCCACGGTGTTTTGGACTGCGCACAGCAACTTGTCCTCTACATTCCCTCGTTTCCCTCGACCACACCTGACTGGCTGGCCAAAGTTCTATAAGGTCATCAAGTACTCGGTTCAGGGCTACCCCCAAAAAGGCAGCTGGAAATCAAAATTGTTTCACACCCTTTTGTGa